A genome region from Coprococcus phoceensis includes the following:
- a CDS encoding helix-turn-helix domain-containing protein, with the protein MKILVWEMRTSKGFTLMELSKKSGIGKSTINNIENGKVSPTLFQLEMIAIALGVKITDLFESEYK; encoded by the coding sequence ATGAAAATTCTCGTTTGGGAAATGAGAACCTCAAAGGGGTTCACATTGATGGAGTTATCGAAGAAATCCGGAATCGGAAAATCTACGATAAACAACATCGAAAACGGTAAGGTGTCGCCGACATTATTTCAGCTTGAAATGATAGCGATTGCATTAGGCGTGAAAATCACCGACCTGTTTGAATCCGAATACAAATAA
- a CDS encoding recombinase family protein — translation MRRKTTAPVEKILLRVAIYIRVSTDKQVKDGDSMRDQLATGQKYIDSHENMILVDTYIDDGISGQKLKRDDFQRLIDDVRAGRIDLIIFTRLDRWFRNLRHYLNTQDILDKHGVSWTAIEQPYFDTSTPHGRAFVNNSMIWAELEAQNDSDRILGVFDDKVDNGEVLSGSTPLGYKIVNKHLVPDDDAPTAVAIFQYYRKTGNLSMTLRYMESEFGLVRSAASLKNMLTNTKYIGEFRDNKEYCPAIIDHDLFYDVQRLLKINIKSGKKHDYIFSGLVVCDDCDHIMSGCQQRARGRVRADGTRITYKYSVYRCRQGVNLHRCPNRKLVFETTLESMLLDRIRPELEKYIAEYEVANLPALRTDAKRRSVEGKMQKLKDLYLNDLITMDEFKLDREKLLMQLEKINAEDSRPVKDLSYLKNFLKMDFESVYDSLSIPERRELWRSIVKEIRVDHDKNIHIIFL, via the coding sequence ATGCGACGTAAAACAACCGCTCCTGTCGAGAAAATCCTGCTCCGTGTGGCAATCTATATCCGTGTTTCAACTGACAAACAGGTCAAGGACGGAGATTCCATGCGTGACCAATTAGCGACAGGTCAAAAATACATAGACAGTCATGAGAACATGATTCTCGTTGACACATACATTGATGACGGAATCTCCGGACAGAAATTGAAACGAGACGACTTTCAACGCCTCATTGATGATGTCCGTGCAGGTAGAATTGACCTCATTATTTTCACCCGTCTTGACCGTTGGTTCAGAAACCTCCGTCATTATCTGAACACGCAGGACATTCTTGACAAGCACGGTGTTTCATGGACTGCCATTGAGCAGCCTTATTTTGACACCTCAACCCCTCACGGTCGTGCTTTCGTTAATAATTCAATGATATGGGCAGAACTTGAGGCTCAAAATGATTCCGACCGAATCCTCGGCGTGTTCGATGACAAAGTTGACAACGGGGAGGTTCTTTCCGGCTCAACCCCTCTCGGATATAAGATTGTAAATAAACACCTTGTACCGGATGACGACGCTCCGACCGCCGTTGCTATCTTCCAATACTACCGTAAGACCGGAAACTTGAGCATGACACTCCGGTACATGGAGAGTGAGTTCGGACTTGTCCGTTCTGCTGCCAGTCTCAAAAATATGCTCACAAATACGAAATACATCGGTGAGTTTCGTGACAACAAAGAGTATTGTCCTGCTATCATCGACCATGACCTTTTCTATGATGTGCAGAGACTTCTCAAAATCAACATCAAGAGCGGGAAAAAGCACGATTATATTTTCAGCGGTCTTGTTGTCTGCGATGACTGCGACCACATCATGAGCGGATGTCAGCAACGTGCAAGAGGTCGTGTTCGTGCAGACGGAACACGCATCACATACAAATATAGTGTATATCGCTGTCGGCAGGGTGTGAATCTGCACCGCTGTCCGAACCGAAAACTCGTCTTTGAGACAACTCTTGAGAGTATGTTGCTTGACCGCATCCGTCCGGAACTTGAGAAATATATTGCAGAATACGAGGTTGCAAATCTTCCGGCATTGCGTACCGATGCCAAACGCCGGAGTGTTGAGGGAAAAATGCAGAAATTGAAAGACCTATATTTGAACGACCTCATAACAATGGACGAGTTCAAACTTGATAGAGAAAAACTGCTGATGCAGCTTGAGAAAATAAATGCAGAGGATTCCCGACCTGTCAAGGATTTATCGTATTTGAAAAACTTTTTGAAAATGGATTTTGAAAGTGTGTATGATTCTTTGTCTATACCGGAGAGGCGTGAATTGTGGCGTTCCATTGTCAAGGAAATCCGTGTTGACCATGACAAAAACATTCATATTATTTTTTTGTGA
- a CDS encoding ABC transporter ATP-binding protein yields MSNKKEIIIKATKLKKSFITGDTEQTIFENLDLNIYRGDFTVIMGSSGAGKSTLMYSLSGMDRPSSGEVVWNDKTITSLSDDRLAIFRRKNCGFVFQQIYLLDKMSLMDNVLTASALSGASKKDSVKYAKELFELVNIPEITRKKFPSQVSGGEAQRAGIVRAVINKPEILFADEPTGGVQLVV; encoded by the coding sequence ATGAGTAACAAAAAAGAAATCATTATCAAGGCAACTAAACTTAAAAAGAGTTTTATCACAGGTGACACAGAGCAGACAATTTTTGAAAATCTAGACCTTAATATATATAGGGGTGACTTTACTGTGATTATGGGTAGTTCAGGTGCAGGCAAGTCCACACTGATGTACTCCCTTTCGGGAATGGACAGGCCCAGCTCGGGCGAGGTTGTTTGGAACGACAAAACAATTACATCTTTAAGTGATGATAGGCTGGCAATTTTCAGACGAAAGAACTGTGGTTTTGTTTTTCAGCAAATCTATCTTCTTGATAAGATGAGCCTTATGGATAATGTACTTACGGCGAGTGCATTGTCAGGAGCAAGCAAAAAGGACTCAGTGAAATATGCCAAAGAGCTTTTCGAGCTTGTTAATATTCCTGAGATAACACGCAAAAAGTTCCCATCTCAGGTGTCGGGCGGTGAGGCTCAGCGAGCAGGCATTGTAAGGGCAGTTATAAATAAACCCGAGATTCTCTTTGCCGATGAGCCCACCGGAGGGGTTCAGTTAGTAGTATAA
- a CDS encoding DUF6061 family protein, with amino-acid sequence MRLVYADYNPLTNSIDVTTFENYILRIDCNKAEDGLRTTLCSQNSLNALAIDEPLEYARLALDGEMQAWVDAIDSLAVW; translated from the coding sequence ATGAGATTGGTATATGCAGATTATAACCCTCTTACAAATAGTATTGATGTAACTACATTTGAGAATTACATATTGCGAATTGATTGTAATAAGGCAGAGGATGGATTAAGAACTACTCTTTGCTCACAAAATTCACTTAATGCTTTGGCGATAGATGAGCCATTGGAATATGCTCGCCTTGCTTTGGACGGTGAAATGCAGGCATGGGTGGATGCGATTGATAGTTTGGCAGTCTGGTGA
- a CDS encoding helix-turn-helix transcriptional regulator encodes MQESRLFRIVYYLIEKGKSTAPELAQKFEVSARTIYRDIDVISSAGIPIYATQGKNGGIIIDENFTLDRSMLSKKEKEQILSGLQALFVANSNNTNELLTKLGALFHLKTTNWIEVDFSDWIQGQPAQNIFNDIKTAILDKYIISFEYCSNREHTVFRYIQPLKLIFKSKAWYVYGFCMLRKDYRLFKLTRIEHLKITEEHFTPPDTIPSVDTSIKQEDIITVTLNSHLRYFKGFNNCYILL; translated from the coding sequence ATGCAAGAAAGCAGATTATTTAGAATTGTTTATTACTTAATTGAAAAAGGGAAATCAACAGCCCCAGAATTAGCCCAAAAATTTGAAGTATCAGCAAGAACAATTTATCGAGATATTGATGTTATTAGCAGTGCAGGTATTCCTATTTATGCTACACAAGGCAAAAACGGCGGAATTATCATTGATGAAAATTTTACTTTAGATAGGTCAATGCTATCAAAAAAAGAAAAAGAGCAAATATTAAGTGGTTTGCAGGCATTGTTTGTCGCAAATAGCAACAATACAAATGAATTATTAACAAAATTAGGAGCACTTTTCCATCTAAAAACAACGAACTGGATTGAGGTTGATTTTTCGGACTGGATACAAGGACAACCTGCACAAAACATTTTTAATGATATTAAGACTGCTATTTTGGATAAGTATATTATTTCTTTTGAATATTGTAGCAATAGAGAGCATACTGTTTTCCGTTACATACAGCCTCTAAAACTTATTTTTAAAAGCAAAGCGTGGTATGTGTATGGATTTTGTATGCTTAGAAAAGACTACCGCCTTTTTAAACTCACAAGAATTGAACATCTTAAAATTACAGAAGAACACTTCACACCACCCGATACTATTCCTTCAGTCGATACATCTATAAAGCAAGAAGACATTATTACTGTAACTTTGAATTCTCACTTGAGGTATTTTAAGGGATTTAATAACTGTTATATCTTGTTATAA
- a CDS encoding helix-turn-helix domain-containing protein translates to MEHYEKKISFLGENIQTIRKHRKMKQQELADKIGINMQSLSKIERGVNYPTFDTLEKIMDVLGVTPNELLSGKWKYVNQAEKEVCQFLRTEERLNAELKHGHYDNFFDSEEEWLEYELEKLREYITDYINGKSIEASDLYQIKEFIQHLKFQKLLDRYDDLYSMDMFGESTEGHKYKTPYQVVKMINPNSKEDMELLREVLKNNHFDDEDE, encoded by the coding sequence ATGGAGCATTACGAAAAGAAAATCAGTTTCTTAGGAGAGAACATACAGACCATAAGAAAACACAGGAAAATGAAACAGCAGGAGCTTGCGGACAAAATCGGTATCAATATGCAGAGCCTTTCCAAGATTGAAAGAGGGGTAAACTATCCTACCTTTGATACGCTGGAAAAGATAATGGACGTGCTGGGAGTAACGCCCAATGAATTATTGTCGGGAAAATGGAAGTATGTTAATCAAGCCGAAAAGGAAGTCTGCCAGTTTTTAAGGACGGAAGAACGCCTAAATGCAGAGTTGAAACACGGACATTATGACAACTTCTTTGACAGCGAAGAAGAATGGCTGGAATATGAGTTAGAAAAGTTAAGGGAGTATATTACCGATTATATTAACGGAAAGAGCATTGAAGCGTCAGACCTTTACCAAATCAAAGAATTTATCCAGCATTTGAAATTCCAAAAACTACTAGACCGCTATGATGATTTATACAGTATGGATATGTTTGGGGAAAGCACAGAGGGACATAAGTATAAAACTCCTTATCAAGTGGTAAAAATGATAAACCCCAATTCAAAAGAAGATATGGAATTATTACGGGAAGTATTGAAAAATAACCATTTTGATGATGAGGACGAGTAA
- a CDS encoding replication initiation factor domain-containing protein has translation MDYISIVFDTATAEDVIMHILGLPTDIFNVYPATIKFKTYQARWQIGDIYVSGDARKTEDNQQGLGCYLVMTGRGCDDIFRILDSRNSTFGDMFRRCERRYGLDNFHFTRLDIAIDDKNEKPFFTIEQIKKKCEKEEFISNSEGYHFDESKFDDFDTAKTVYIGAGKSGLSYRFYDKDKEVCSKHNKTLDEVGSWKRTEMQLRDDKAHAFAMTFKDRPLELGELAFGLLANNLRFVVPNRNESNKSRWKTCRFWERFLGAVEVLKLQVPKLHNSLEETQQWLTEGGVISAVKSFYFLEEHDALGGLEKVGTMLDKARYSNSLSSKLTAHLQRIDRTDLIPYIQYDTKHGKGGI, from the coding sequence ATTGATTACATCAGCATTGTATTTGATACTGCAACCGCCGAAGATGTCATCATGCACATTTTAGGTTTACCGACTGACATTTTCAATGTTTATCCAGCAACGATAAAATTCAAGACTTATCAAGCACGCTGGCAGATTGGAGATATTTATGTATCGGGGGACGCAAGAAAGACAGAGGACAACCAACAAGGGCTAGGCTGTTATCTTGTTATGACTGGCAGAGGTTGTGATGATATTTTCCGTATTCTCGACAGTAGGAATAGTACCTTTGGAGATATGTTCCGACGCTGTGAGCGAAGATACGGACTGGATAATTTCCATTTCACAAGACTTGATATTGCCATTGATGATAAGAACGAAAAGCCATTCTTTACCATAGAGCAGATAAAGAAGAAATGCGAAAAAGAGGAATTTATCTCGAATAGTGAGGGCTACCACTTTGACGAAAGCAAGTTTGATGATTTCGACACCGCAAAGACTGTTTATATCGGTGCTGGTAAATCGGGATTGTCCTACCGCTTTTATGATAAAGATAAGGAAGTCTGTTCAAAACATAATAAGACACTTGATGAAGTCGGCAGTTGGAAACGGACAGAAATGCAACTGCGTGATGATAAGGCTCATGCTTTTGCCATGACATTCAAGGACAGACCGCTGGAACTGGGAGAACTGGCTTTCGGGCTATTGGCAAACAACCTACGCTTTGTCGTGCCAAACAGAAATGAAAGTAATAAGAGCAGATGGAAAACGTGTCGGTTTTGGGAACGCTTTTTAGGGGCTGTGGAAGTCTTAAAACTGCAAGTACCGAAACTACATAATTCTCTTGAAGAAACACAGCAATGGCTCACAGAGGGTGGCGTGATTTCCGCTGTGAAAAGTTTTTACTTCTTGGAAGAACATGACGCATTAGGTGGACTGGAAAAAGTGGGAACTATGCTTGATAAGGCAAGATACAGCAATTCCCTTTCCAGTAAACTAACCGCCCACTTACAGAGGATAGACCGCACCGACCTTATCCCCTATATCCAGTATGACACGAAACATGGGAAAGGGGGTATCTGA
- a CDS encoding excisionase, with amino-acid sequence MNNNDIPVWEKYTLTIEEASKYFRIGENKLRRLAEENKDAGWLIMNGNRIQIKRRQFEKVIDKLDAI; translated from the coding sequence ATGAATAACAACGATATTCCTGTATGGGAAAAATACACCCTTACCATTGAAGAAGCGTCAAAGTATTTCCGTATCGGAGAAAACAAGTTAAGACGATTGGCAGAGGAAAACAAGGACGCTGGCTGGCTCATTATGAATGGCAACCGCATACAGATTAAACGCCGACAGTTTGAAAAGGTCATTGACAAATTGGACGCAATCTAA
- a CDS encoding site-specific integrase, with protein MKEKRRDSKGRILHTGESQRTDGKYLYKYVDAFGNTKYVYAWRLTPTDPTPKGKREKPSLRELEQQIRRDIEDGIDSTGKKMTLCQLYAKQNAQRANVKKSTIKQREQLMRLLKEDKLGARSIDMIKPSDAKEWALRMKDKGFSYNTINNHKRSLKASFYIAIQDDCVRKNPFDFKLSEVLENDTKEKVALTEEQEQALLSFIKTDNVYHKYYDDVLILLKTGLRISELCGLTVADIDFKNEVVIIDHQLLKSKEQGYYIETPKTKSGTRQVPLSKETIQAFQRVMKKRPKAEPFVIDGRSNFLFVNHKGKPKVAIDYNALFVRMVKKYNKHHKDNPLPHITPHTLRHTFCTRLASKNMNPKDLQYIMGHSNISITMNWYAHASIDTAKSEVQRLIA; from the coding sequence ATGAAAGAAAAAAGACGGGATAGCAAAGGACGTATCCTGCATACTGGAGAGAGCCAACGAACAGACGGAAAATACTTATATAAATATGTAGACGCATTTGGAAACACAAAATATGTGTATGCTTGGAGATTGACACCCACAGACCCGACACCAAAGGGAAAACGGGAAAAACCCTCACTTCGTGAACTGGAACAGCAGATAAGACGGGATATTGAGGACGGTATCGACAGCACAGGCAAGAAAATGACGCTTTGCCAACTCTACGCCAAACAGAACGCACAGAGGGCAAACGTGAAGAAAAGCACAATAAAACAACGGGAACAACTCATGCGGTTATTGAAAGAGGATAAGTTAGGTGCTAGGAGCATTGATATGATAAAACCCTCTGACGCTAAGGAATGGGCGTTACGCATGAAAGACAAAGGCTTTTCCTACAATACCATTAACAACCATAAACGCTCGTTAAAAGCGTCATTCTATATCGCCATACAAGACGATTGTGTAAGGAAAAATCCCTTTGATTTCAAGTTAAGTGAAGTCCTAGAAAATGATACCAAAGAGAAAGTGGCATTGACAGAGGAGCAAGAACAAGCCCTACTCTCATTCATCAAGACGGACAATGTGTATCACAAGTATTATGATGATGTGCTGATACTGTTAAAGACTGGACTTCGTATCTCGGAACTGTGCGGACTGACAGTAGCCGATATTGATTTCAAGAATGAAGTTGTGATTATCGACCACCAGTTATTAAAGAGCAAGGAACAGGGCTACTATATTGAAACGCCTAAGACAAAGAGCGGAACAAGGCAAGTGCCATTAAGCAAGGAAACGATACAAGCATTTCAACGGGTTATGAAGAAACGCCCAAAGGCAGAACCATTTGTGATAGACGGACGGAGCAACTTTCTATTTGTCAATCATAAGGGCAAGCCCAAAGTTGCGATTGATTACAACGCCTTATTTGTCCGTATGGTAAAGAAATACAACAAGCACCATAAGGATAACCCCTTGCCACATATCACACCGCATACGCTACGTCATACGTTCTGCACAAGGCTGGCAAGCAAGAACATGAACCCGAAAGATTTACAGTATATCATGGGGCATTCAAATATCAGTATCACAATGAACTGGTATGCTCATGCGTCCATAGATACTGCAAAATCAGAGGTTCAGCGTCTAATTGCATAA
- a CDS encoding class B sortase: MKKEYFLLGILSVILLVAGVWICQIISEYQKSEQEYEKLQEYVKVEKNTKEPEDMKPETTEDDKEKEKPEETVTVDFAALQEINPDVVAWIRIPGVLEYPVVRGGDNSYYLNHTVQKTYNIAGSIFLDYRNERDFSDSKNIIYGHNMKDGSMFHVLRNYQDIDFFQKHTDMEVYLPDGRTLNYQITTCEQVSADSEIYQIERGYVEDNKGNEIILSTCSAKANVRIIIKAYLKEKTS; this comes from the coding sequence ATGAAAAAAGAATACTTTTTACTTGGGATATTAAGCGTGATCTTGCTGGTAGCAGGAGTCTGGATTTGTCAGATTATCAGTGAATACCAAAAATCAGAACAGGAATATGAAAAGTTGCAAGAATATGTGAAAGTAGAAAAGAATACAAAAGAACCAGAAGATATGAAGCCGGAAACTACAGAAGATGATAAGGAAAAAGAAAAGCCGGAAGAAACCGTAACGGTCGATTTTGCAGCTTTACAGGAAATCAATCCAGATGTTGTAGCATGGATCAGAATTCCAGGGGTACTGGAATATCCAGTGGTAAGAGGGGGAGACAATTCCTATTATTTGAACCATACGGTGCAAAAAACTTACAATATTGCGGGCAGTATTTTTTTAGATTACCGGAATGAACGGGACTTTTCAGATAGTAAGAATATTATCTATGGCCATAATATGAAAGATGGAAGTATGTTTCATGTATTGAGAAATTATCAGGATATTGATTTTTTCCAGAAGCACACGGATATGGAGGTTTATTTACCGGATGGAAGAACTTTGAACTATCAGATTACAACTTGTGAACAGGTGTCGGCAGATAGTGAGATTTATCAGATAGAAAGAGGATATGTTGAGGATAATAAGGGAAATGAAATCATATTGTCTACCTGTAGTGCAAAAGCAAATGTCAGAATTATTATAAAAGCATATTTGAAAGAAAAAACATCATGA
- a CDS encoding SPL family radical SAM protein, protein MHNCSYCYARSLLDFRGLWNAENPRVADIQKIRRKLEKVPPGTILRLGGMTDCFQPVERQEQVTYQTIEQLNEYGIGYLIVTKSHLAGEERYRKLYDPKLAHIQITITCFDDKKALGYENASSPSKRLRALLKLQEEGFDVTLRLSPLIEEYLDFDYLNRLPVNKVLVEFLRVNGWMKKWFPDLDYQNYVLRQSGYWHLPLEEKIRILEKIHLPLTVCEDVTEHYEYWKQHINPNPVDCCNLRK, encoded by the coding sequence ATGCACAATTGTTCCTATTGTTATGCACGCAGCCTTTTGGATTTCCGCGGGCTTTGGAATGCAGAAAATCCGAGAGTGGCAGATATCCAGAAAATCCGGAGAAAATTGGAAAAAGTGCCACCGGGAACCATTTTAAGACTTGGAGGCATGACAGATTGCTTTCAGCCGGTGGAACGTCAGGAACAGGTTACCTATCAAACCATAGAACAGTTAAATGAATATGGCATTGGGTATCTGATTGTGACAAAATCCCATCTGGCAGGAGAGGAAAGATACCGGAAACTTTATGATCCGAAACTGGCACATATCCAGATTACCATTACCTGCTTTGATGATAAAAAGGCGCTTGGATATGAAAATGCAAGCAGTCCGTCAAAGCGGTTAAGGGCATTGTTAAAGCTACAGGAAGAGGGCTTTGATGTTACGTTACGATTGAGTCCTCTGATTGAAGAATATTTGGATTTTGATTACTTAAATAGGCTACCGGTAAATAAAGTTTTGGTAGAATTTCTTCGGGTAAATGGGTGGATGAAAAAATGGTTTCCGGATCTAGACTATCAGAACTATGTTTTGCGTCAGAGTGGATACTGGCATTTACCGTTGGAAGAAAAAATCAGGATATTGGAAAAAATTCATCTTCCGTTAACGGTCTGTGAAGATGTCACAGAACATTATGAATATTGGAAGCAGCATATCAATCCAAACCCAGTGGATTGTTGCAATTTAAGAAAATAA